The region CTTAATATATAGGAGTATTTCAAACACTGCTAACTATGCAATCTAGCGCGCAGTTATTTAACGTTGAGTAGAAATAATTGTGTTCGAGAATTATACAATCGGGATGTAAATTTTAATCGAGTTGAGTTTGATAGTTTGaactatttatattaatttttcgaGTTGTGTTTAGGTATCAAGATATTTAGTTCGACAAATTTGTAAGTTATAGAGTCGAGTTAGGCTCGAGTTTAACAATATATACTTCAACCCAGTTTCACAGTACTACACCCCTAGTTATACTAATAGTGTTGTGCTTTTCAATCATCAATCAGAGTAGAGATACAatctttaaaaaatgaaaatagttaTTCTTATAGAAGTAAACGATTACATTTTCATATTAAAAGCTTATTTCGTTTCATTAATACATTATGAAAAGATCAAGAGAACATTCATTTATAAGTAAAGGCAAATTCAAATAACTCGATAGAGAAATAAACTGATAATCTTCATGTCTAGTTTAATCCCTATTTCACTTTGTTTCTTCAAGGTAATCCACCTCCACGTCCACCGCCAGCACCACCCCCAAATCCGCCACCAGCTCCACCACCAAGTccacctccaccacctcctCCAAAACCACCTCCACCTCCAGAACCCCCACCGAGGCCACCACCAGCACCAGCACCACCTCCAAAGCCACCACCAGCTCCTCCACCAAAACCAGAACCCCCGCCTAGTCCtccaccacctccacctccaAATCCTCCACCACCACCAGCACCTCCACCAAGTCCACCTCCAGCTCCACCTCCAGCACCTCCACCAAATCCTGCTCCACCTCCGGCACCACCACCAGCACCACCTCCTCCTCCAAAtccaccaccacctccacctccaAGGCCACCACCGCGGCGATGAAACAACTTCTCATCCTCGAAAGAACCCTTCTCATTCACAAGCTTTCTAGCAGCATTAGTAGTGCAAACAAAAGCACCGAGAAGCAACACAAGAAACAATTTAGAAGCCATATTTGCCATAGAATAAGCTATAAGGGTTTTAGAGAAGTAAAGATGACTTGTGTAAGAAGTTAGGGTTCAAGAATGCCTTTATATAGACatgaaaaaagtataatatagttgagaaattaaatgattttggtCATCCTCTATCCAATAACTGTTAAAACATTTaatgattgttttgaaaaaaCACCACTATTATATTACATCCCTCTTGCTCAAATCCAATCCAACCAGAGGTTAGTACTTTTTGTATCTGTGTATGAACTTTTGACTTTGTTAAGTCTACCAAGTTGTATAGGCTGTATTAATTTGTGTAcgtgtttttcttcttttagttGGAAATTAAGCAGAGATCATAATGTTTTTCAATTGGACTACATAATTGAATGCATGgttcaattcattttttttatgagcTTCCATGCACATATAGATTGTATTTTCATTTCCGTTTGCGAAAATGCGTTATTTCTCAATTTAGAAGAAATAAATCTCAAGGGTGGGGATTTTTGCACTCCACCTATTAATAATTACACtccaattttattatttctagTAGCTAATGACGTTATTATCCTTTATATAAAACTACTATCCTTTGTTTATAAtattctataattattttttcaattataatctGTAATATTTGTTTAACTCTTTgattttacataattttatttaatgattaaCTTTTAGCCTCAaacaattttattaatcttttattcattttcatattttaattatgttaactCTTTTAGTATGAACactgatttt is a window of Mercurialis annua linkage group LG2, ddMerAnnu1.2, whole genome shotgun sequence DNA encoding:
- the LOC126668121 gene encoding glycine-rich protein 5-like; this encodes MANMASKLFLVLLLGAFVCTTNAARKLVNEKGSFEDEKLFHRRGGGLGGGGGGGFGGGGGAGGGAGGGAGFGGGAGGGAGGGLGGGAGGGAGGGFGGGAGAGGGLGGGSGGGGGFGGGAGGGAGGGLGGGAGGGGGGGGGGGLGGGSGFGGGAGGGFGGGAGAGGGLGGGAGGGGGFGGGGGGGLGGGAGGGFGGGAGGGRGGGLP